The DNA segment CGGGTGGGGCGGGGCGGTGGTTCGCGCCGTAGAGAAATACGACGTCAACGTCATCGGCATCACCTTGAGCCGCAATCACTACCAACGCAGCAAGGAGCGTCTGGCCGCGATCCCGACCACGCGGCGAGCCGAAGCGCGGCTGCAGGGCTGGGAAGAGTTTAACGAGAAGGTCGACCGGATCGTCAGCTTCGAGGCCTTCGATGCGTTCAAGAAGGAGCGGTATGCCGCGTTCTTCGAACGCTCCTACGAGATCCTTCCCGACGATGGCCGCATGTTGTTGCATAGCTTGTTCACCTATGACCGCAGGTGGTTGCACGAGCAGGGGATTCCGCTGACAATGAGCGATCTTCGCTTCCTCAAGTTCCTGCGGGAGTCGATTTTCCCCGGTGGCGAACTGCCGTCCGAACCCGACATCGTCGACAACGCCCTCGCCGCCGGGTTTTCCCTGGAGCGGACCCAGGTGCTGCAGCAGCATTACGCACGCACCCTGGACATGTGGGCGGCCAATTTGGCGGCCGCACGGGAGCGGGCCATCGCCCTGCAGTCCGAAAAGGTCTACGACAACTTCATGCACTACCTGACCGGATGTGCCGAGCGGTTCCGCCGCGGGCTCATCAACGTTGCCCAGTTCACCTTGACGAAGTGAGGCAGCAGATGGCCAACGAGCTGACGCCGCATTTCGCGGACGTGCAGGCGCACTACGACTTGTCCGACGACTTCTTCCGGCTGTTCCTGGATCCGAGCCAGACCTACAGTTGCGCCTACTTCGAACGCGAGGACATGACGTTGGAAGAGGCCCAGATCGCCAAGATCGACCTGGCGCTGGGCAAGCTGGGCCTGCAACCGGGCATGACGCTGCTCGACGTCGGCTGCGGCTGGGGCGCCACCATGCGCCGCGCGATCGAAAAATACGACGTCAACGTCATCGGCCTGACGTTGTCGAAGAACCAGGCCGCCCACGTCCAGACGCTGTTCGACCAGCTGGACAGTCCACGCACCACAAGGGTGCTGCTCAACGGCTGGGAACAATTCGACGAGCCGGTCGACCGGATCGTGTCGATCGGCGCGTTCGAGCATTTCGGCCACGACCGCTACGCCGACTTCTTCGCGCTGGCCCACAAGATCCTGCCGGCCGACGGCGTGCTGTTGCTGCACACCATCACCGGCTTGACGGGACCGCAGGTCGCCGAGCGCGGGCTGCCGATGACCTTCGAGATGGCCCGGTTCATCAAGTTCATCGTCACCGAGATCTTCCCGGGTGGCCGGCTGCCGTCGATCGAGATGGTGCAGGAGCAGTCCGCGAAGGCGGGTTTCACGCTGACCCGCCGCCAGTCGCTGCAGCCGCACTACGCCAAGACGCTCGACTTGTGGGCCGCGGCGCTGCAGGCGCACCAGGAGGAGGCCATCAGGATTCAATCCGAAGAGGTCTACCAGCGCTACCTGAAGTACCTGACCGGCTGCGCCAAGATGTTCCGGGTCGGCTACATCGACGTCAACCAATTCACCCTGGCCAAGTAACCGATCGCCGGCCCGGCGTGTAGGGTGCCGGGGATGGCTACCTCGCGGAGGTGCCCGGGCATCGGGAGAACACATGTCTGACATATCAGCGGGGCGCCACGCACGTGCGGTCTAACGTCGACGACGTCCAGGCTCATTACGACCTGTCCGACGAGTTCTTCGCGCTGTTCCAGGATCCGACTCGCACCTACAGCTGCGCGTATTTCGAACGCGACGACATGACCTTGCACCAGGCGCAGCTGGCCAAGCTCGACCTGACGCTGGACAAACTGGGGCTGCGGCCGGGGATGACCCTGCTCGACATCGGTTGCGGTTGGGGCTCAACGATGAGGCGCGCGATCGAGCGTTACGACGTCAACGTCATCGGGCTGACGCTGTCCAAGAACCAGCACGCCTACTGCCAGCGGGTGCTCGACGACGTCGATACCAGCCGCTGCCACCGGGTGCTGCTGCGCGATTGGGCGGAGTTCAGCGAGCCGGTGGACCGCATCGTCGTCATCGAAGCCTTGGAGCACTTCGGTTCGGAACATGTCAAGGCCGGTGAGACAGTTTCTTACGCGGATTTGATGAGTGCTTCGGGGGTTGGTTGGTTGATCCAGGCAACGGTAGGCAGTTTCGGTGGGGTGGGCCGCTGGTGCCGGAATCTGGCGGGGTTGGCGGCGTAGGCGGCGTCCAGCGTGGCGGCGCGTTGGGCCTGGATCTCGGTGGCGGTGCCGTAGTGCACTGACGCGGCCGTGTGCAGGCCGATCCCGGAATGGCGATGCACGTGGTTGTAGTAGTCGAAGAACACGGTACAGAAGGCGCGGGCGTCTTCGATGGAGCCGAACCGGCCGGGGAAGGCGGGGCAGTATTTGAGGGTCTTGAAGTTGGCCTCCGAGTAGGGGTTGTCGTTGGACACGTGCGGGCGGGAGTGGCTGCGGTCCACGCCCAGGTCGACCAGCAGTTGGGCGACCGGCTTGGAGGTCATCGAGGTGCCCCGGTCGGCGTGCAGGGTCAGCTGGTCGGGTTCGATGTCGTGGGTGGCCAGTGTGGCGTCGATGAACTCCTTGGCGAGTTCGCCGGTCTCGGTGGCGGTGACGGTCCAGCCGACGACATAGCGAGTAGATGTCGATGATCACGTACAGCTGGTAGTAGATACCACGTTGCGGCCCTTGTAGTTTGGTGATGTCCCACGACCACACTTGGTTCGGTGCGGTGGCGATCAGCTCGGGTTTCTTCTTCGCCGGGTGGGTGCGTTGGCGGCGCCGCTCGCGGTTCTCCCCGGCGATCGCCAGCAGCCGGTACATCGTGCGGATCGAGCACAAGTAGATGCCGTCGTCGAGCAGCCGCGCCCACACCTGCGCCGGCGCCAGGTCGCAGTACTCGGGCGAGCGCAGCACCGACAGCACGTGTTGGCGTTCGGCCTCGGATAACTTGTTCGCCGGTTCCGGTCGCGGCGGCGCAGCTGGACGGGGCTTGGGATTGCGGCGGCGGTACACGGTGGCCCGCGACGCGCCGAGCAGCGCACACGCCCGCTTCGTGCTGGTCGCCGCCGCCAGATTGGGCAGGTGCTCGTCGATCACGGCTTGGACTTCGGATCGGAGTCCGCGCTCTCGGAGAGCATCTCCAAGAGCGCGTGCGCTTTTCCCGTGATCTCCAAGGCCAACTTGGTGCGTTCCAGCTCGGCTTCGAGCAGCTCGTTGCGCCGCCGCAGCTTCTCCAACTCGATCTGTTCGGCCGTGCGTTTCGGTTTCTTCCCTCTGGGCGCCAGGCCTTTCCGGGCGCCGGCGTCGCGGGCCTTGCGCCATTCGGCGATGTGCGAGCTGTACAGGCCCTCTCGCCGCAGCAACGCGCCGCGCCGCTCCGAGCCAGCCGGTAACGCGTCGTACTCGTCGAGAATGCGGGCCTTGTACTCGGCGGTGAACGTGCGCCGCCGTGCCCGGGCGCCCGGATCCCGCGTGCCCTCCACCACGCCAGTATCGGCGCGACTGTCCAAAGATGCGATCGTCATAGTCACGTGGAATAGTGATCCTGTCTCGCCCTGCAGCGATGATCGGCTACTGCCGCTGTCTCACCTAACCCTGGCACACAGGGGTTTCGAACGCTACGACGATTTCTTCAGGTTCGCCTACCACGCCTTGCCCACGGACGGCGTGATGCTGTTGCACGCGGTCACGGCCTTGCATGTCAAGCAGGTCATTGAGCGCGGCATCCCGTTGACCATGGAGATGGCCAAGTTCATCAGGTTCATCGTGACCGAGATCTTCCCGGGCGGGCGGCTACCGATGATCGAGACCGTCGACGAACACTCCACCAAGGAGGGTTTCACGCTGACCGGGGTCCAATCGCTGCAACCGCATTTCGCCCGGACCCTTGACCTCTGGGCCGAGGCCTTGGCAGCGCACAAGGATGAGGCCGTCACGATTCAGTCCGAGGAGGTCTACCAGCGCTACATGAGGTACCTGACCGGCTGCGCCAAGGCATTCCGGATGGGCTATATCGACTGCAACCAGTTCACGCTGGCGAAGTAGGCTGCCGATAAGCCAAAACGTGCGCGCGTGCGTATGAGCGGCACACACCAATCCAGGAGACCAGGACGACGATGGCCGACAAGCCGACCACCCCGACGAAGACGCGGACGCGTTCCGAAGACATCCAGGCGCACTACGACGTGTCCGACGATTTCTTCGCCCTGTTCCAGGATCCGACCCGGACCTACAGTTGCGCCTACTTCGAGCCTCCCGAACTCACCCTCGAAGAGGCCCAGTACGCCAAGATCGACCTCAACCTGGACAAGCTGGACCTCAAGCCCGGTATGACGCTGCTGGACATCGGCTGCGGTTGGGGAACCACGATGAGGCGCGCGGTCGAGCGGTTCGACGTCAACGTCATAGGCCTGACCCTGTCCAGGAACCAGCACGCCCGCTGCGAGCAGGTGCTGGGCTCGATCGACACCGACCGCTCACGTCGGGTGTTGTTGCAGGGTTGGGAAGATTTCGCCGAGCCCGTCGACCGGATCGTGTCCATCGAAGCCTTCGAGCACTTCGGGCACGAGAACTACGACGACTTTTTCAAGCGGTGTTTTAATGTGATGCCCGAGGACGGCCGGATGACCGTTCAAAGCAGCGTCAGCTACCACCCCTACGAGATGGCCGCGCGCGGAAAAAAGCTGACGTTCGAGACCGCGCGCTTCATCAAGTTCATCGTCACCGAGATCTTCCCGGGCGGTCGGCTGCCGTCCACCGAGATGATGGTCGAACACGGCCAGAAGGCCGGTTTCGTTGTCCCCGAACCCCTTTCGCTGCGTCCGCACTACATCAAGACGCTGCGGATCTGGGGTGACACGCTGGAGTCCAACAAGGACAAGGCCATCGAAGTCACCTCCGAAGAGGTCTACAACCGCTACATCAAGTATTTGCGCGGCTGCGAACACTACTTCACCGACGAGATGCTCGACTGCAGCCTGGTGACCTACCTGAAACCGGGTGCCGCGGCCTAAGCCCGGCGAGCAGACGCATAAGCCCCCGACACGCCGGGCGTGCGGGGGCTTTTGCGTCTGCTCGGCGGATCAGGCCTCGGCGGTGAAGTTGCGGGTGATGGACGGGTCGACCGGGATGCCCGGGCCCGTCGTCGTCGACACGGTGATCTTCTTCAGGTAGCGGCCCTTCGACGCCGACGGCTTGAGCCGCAGCACCTCGTCCAGGGCGGCACCGTAGTTCTCCGCCAGCGACTTCGCGTCGAACGACGCCTTGCCGATGATCAGGTGTAGGTTGGCCTGCTTGTCCACCCGGAAGTTGATCTTGCCGCCCTTGATGTCGGCGACGGCCTTGGCCACGTCCGGGGTGACCGTGCCGGTC comes from the Mycobacterium shinjukuense genome and includes:
- the mmaA4 gene encoding hydroxymycolate synthase MmaA4, whose product is MADKPTTPTKTRTRSEDIQAHYDVSDDFFALFQDPTRTYSCAYFEPPELTLEEAQYAKIDLNLDKLDLKPGMTLLDIGCGWGTTMRRAVERFDVNVIGLTLSRNQHARCEQVLGSIDTDRSRRVLLQGWEDFAEPVDRIVSIEAFEHFGHENYDDFFKRCFNVMPEDGRMTVQSSVSYHPYEMAARGKKLTFETARFIKFIVTEIFPGGRLPSTEMMVEHGQKAGFVVPEPLSLRPHYIKTLRIWGDTLESNKDKAIEVTSEEVYNRYIKYLRGCEHYFTDEMLDCSLVTYLKPGAAA
- the mmaA2 gene encoding cyclopropane mycolic acid synthase MmaA2, whose protein sequence is MANELTPHFADVQAHYDLSDDFFRLFLDPSQTYSCAYFEREDMTLEEAQIAKIDLALGKLGLQPGMTLLDVGCGWGATMRRAIEKYDVNVIGLTLSKNQAAHVQTLFDQLDSPRTTRVLLNGWEQFDEPVDRIVSIGAFEHFGHDRYADFFALAHKILPADGVLLLHTITGLTGPQVAERGLPMTFEMARFIKFIVTEIFPGGRLPSIEMVQEQSAKAGFTLTRRQSLQPHYAKTLDLWAAALQAHQEEAIRIQSEEVYQRYLKYLTGCAKMFRVGYIDVNQFTLAK
- the mmaA1 gene encoding mycolic acid methyltransferase MmaA1; the protein is MAELTPYYEESQAAYDISDEFFGLFLDPTWVYTCAYFERDDMTLEEAQLAKMDLALDKLNLQPGMTLLDVGCGWGGAVVRAVEKYDVNVIGITLSRNHYQRSKERLAAIPTTRRAEARLQGWEEFNEKVDRIVSFEAFDAFKKERYAAFFERSYEILPDDGRMLLHSLFTYDRRWLHEQGIPLTMSDLRFLKFLRESIFPGGELPSEPDIVDNALAAGFSLERTQVLQQHYARTLDMWAANLAAARERAIALQSEKVYDNFMHYLTGCAERFRRGLINVAQFTLTK